In the uncultured Methanobacterium sp. genome, one interval contains:
- a CDS encoding DUF1786 domain-containing protein, translating into MKILAIDVGTGTQDIMLYDSYESMENAVKMVLPSPTQIMANRIKKHHHDLFLSGETMGGGPVNKAIKTHLDKGYRVLMTENSARTVRDDLERVRSTGVEIVQGTEKHQEIAELELKDVDLTAIRDALSNFDVELDFDCIGVAVQDHGYQAGTGDRNFRFQKIREKLDIPRAPEEFAYPGEIPEYFTRMQGVKRTLKGYQPLIMDSKFASICGATLDPLVSQMDKYVAIDVGNGHTLAASFMDGKIHGVFEHHTGILTPRRIEELVKRLSEGTITHEEVHDEHGHGAWVVDAIDSYECVVATGPKRAIMAETDLNVHNAAPGGDVMMTGPAGLIKSIELGK; encoded by the coding sequence ATGAAAATACTGGCAATCGATGTGGGCACCGGGACCCAGGACATAATGCTATATGATTCTTATGAATCAATGGAGAATGCAGTGAAGATGGTTCTCCCTTCTCCTACTCAAATAATGGCCAATAGGATAAAAAAACATCACCATGACCTTTTTTTGAGTGGTGAGACCATGGGTGGTGGACCAGTAAACAAGGCCATAAAAACTCATCTTGATAAAGGTTACCGAGTGCTGATGACCGAGAATTCTGCCAGAACAGTCCGGGATGACCTGGAGAGGGTTAGGTCTACTGGGGTGGAAATTGTTCAGGGAACAGAAAAACATCAAGAAATTGCAGAATTAGAACTTAAAGATGTTGATTTAACTGCAATCCGGGATGCTCTTTCGAATTTTGATGTTGAACTTGATTTTGACTGTATTGGGGTGGCAGTGCAGGATCATGGTTACCAGGCAGGAACCGGTGACCGGAACTTCCGTTTCCAGAAGATAAGGGAGAAACTTGACATTCCACGAGCACCAGAAGAATTTGCCTATCCTGGTGAAATCCCAGAATACTTCACCCGTATGCAGGGGGTTAAGAGAACCCTTAAAGGTTACCAACCACTTATAATGGACTCTAAATTTGCTTCTATTTGTGGAGCAACCCTTGATCCTCTTGTCAGTCAAATGGATAAGTATGTGGCTATTGATGTTGGTAATGGACACACACTGGCGGCTTCTTTCATGGATGGGAAGATTCACGGAGTTTTTGAGCATCATACTGGTATTTTAACGCCTAGAAGAATAGAAGAACTTGTAAAACGGTTATCTGAAGGTACTATCACTCATGAGGAGGTTCATGATGAGCATGGTCACGGGGCATGGGTGGTGGATGCAATAGACTCCTATGAGTGTGTGGTGGCCACAGGACCAAAGCGTGCCATAATGGCTGAGACAGATTTAAATGTGCACAACGCTGCTCCAGGAGGGGATGTGATGATGACTGGGCCGGCAGGACTGATAAAATCTATTGAATTGGGCAAATAG
- a CDS encoding TrpB-like pyridoxal phosphate-dependent enzyme: MYSVKLTEKEIPKKWYNIAADLPVEFPAYDQTEEGKQLENLPKIFSKGVLEQELSTERYIKIPKEVRNLYKQMGRPTPLARAKALEDHLDTPAKIFYKREDTSPTGSHKLNTAIAQAYYAKKDGIERLTTETGAGQWGTALSLACNLMDMDCTVYMVKVSFNQKPYRKTIMQLYNGEVLASPTDRTEFGRKVLKENPEHPGTLGVAISEAIEDALNDEKVNYSLGSVLNHVMLHQTVIGQETKKQLEIFDESPDVMVACVGGGSNFAGAIFPFVKDQLDEKIDCKFIAAEPAHCPTLTQGEYCYDFGDTAGLTPLIKMYTMGHDYIPPSDHAGGLRYHGMSPLVALLVNQGIVEARAVEQNDIFKSGVTFARTEGIVPAPETCHAIKIGIDEALECKKTGEEKNIVVNFSGHGLLDLKGYDDYLEGKIVD; this comes from the coding sequence ATGTACAGTGTAAAATTAACTGAAAAAGAAATTCCCAAAAAATGGTACAACATCGCCGCGGATTTACCAGTAGAGTTCCCGGCCTACGACCAGACCGAAGAAGGGAAACAACTGGAAAACCTACCCAAAATATTCTCCAAAGGAGTATTAGAACAGGAATTATCCACAGAACGTTACATAAAGATCCCTAAGGAAGTTAGGAATCTTTACAAACAGATGGGCCGACCCACCCCACTGGCAAGAGCCAAAGCCCTGGAAGACCATCTGGACACCCCGGCCAAGATATTCTACAAAAGGGAAGACACTTCCCCCACAGGAAGTCACAAATTAAACACTGCAATAGCCCAGGCATACTACGCTAAAAAAGATGGTATCGAACGTTTAACCACTGAAACCGGTGCAGGACAATGGGGAACCGCCCTTTCACTGGCCTGTAACCTCATGGACATGGACTGCACAGTTTACATGGTTAAGGTATCATTCAACCAGAAACCTTACCGTAAAACCATCATGCAACTCTACAATGGAGAAGTATTAGCATCACCCACCGATAGAACTGAATTCGGTAGGAAAGTGCTGAAAGAAAATCCAGAACATCCTGGAACCCTGGGAGTAGCTATATCCGAAGCAATTGAAGATGCATTAAACGATGAAAAAGTGAACTACTCCTTAGGAAGCGTTTTAAACCACGTTATGTTACACCAGACTGTAATTGGACAGGAAACCAAGAAACAACTGGAAATATTCGATGAATCTCCAGATGTTATGGTGGCCTGTGTTGGTGGTGGCAGTAACTTTGCCGGAGCCATATTCCCATTCGTCAAGGACCAGTTGGATGAAAAAATCGACTGTAAATTCATTGCCGCCGAACCAGCCCACTGCCCAACCCTGACCCAGGGAGAATACTGCTATGACTTCGGAGACACCGCCGGACTCACCCCACTAATTAAAATGTACACCATGGGACACGACTACATACCACCATCAGATCATGCTGGAGGCCTCCGATACCACGGTATGTCACCTTTAGTAGCTCTTCTGGTTAACCAGGGCATTGTAGAAGCAAGAGCTGTGGAACAGAACGATATCTTCAAGAGCGGAGTGACCTTCGCCAGAACAGAAGGAATTGTACCTGCACCAGAAACCTGTCACGCCATAAAAATCGGAATAGATGAAGCATTAGAATGCAAGAAGACGGGTGAAGAGAAAAACATCGTGGTTAACTTCTCTGGACACGGACTCCTGGATCTTAAAGGTTATGATGATTATCTAGAAGGTAAAATAGTAGATTAA
- a CDS encoding bifunctional 5,6,7,8-tetrahydromethanopterin hydro-lyase/3-hexulose-6-phosphate synthase, translating to MYQIGEALIGNGNEIAHIDLVIGDKNGPVGAAFVNNMSNLSLGHTPLLSVVRPNLMTKPATLIVPKVSVRCLDDANKIFGPAQTAVGRAVADAVEEGILPKEDAEDMVLIISVFIHPEASDYRKIYQYNYGATKLALRRAMEGYPSLNKVLAEKDRGAHPVMGFKVTRLWKPPYLQVALDLDNMQEMERIIDSLPDRERILIEAGTPLVKKFGVGIISKIRELKKDAFIIADLKTLDVGRVEVKMAADETADAVAISGLGTQESIEKAIHEAQKQGIYSILDMMNVDNFTEKLENLNLKPDIVLLHRNVDLETMKAERGEEQAAMTEWGNINQIKDILGDNGLVAVAGGIVPKKMDQALDSGADIIVVGRYIIGSRDVRHAAEDFLEKMPQDPDTMRLALDEDESL from the coding sequence ATGTACCAGATAGGGGAAGCCTTAATCGGAAACGGAAATGAAATTGCTCACATTGATCTAGTAATTGGAGATAAAAACGGGCCAGTAGGTGCTGCCTTCGTGAATAACATGTCAAATCTTTCACTGGGGCACACACCATTGCTGTCAGTTGTCAGACCTAACCTGATGACCAAACCAGCAACACTCATAGTTCCCAAGGTCAGTGTACGATGCCTTGATGATGCCAACAAGATATTTGGACCAGCTCAAACCGCAGTAGGTAGAGCAGTGGCCGATGCAGTGGAAGAAGGCATATTACCAAAAGAAGATGCTGAAGATATGGTTCTGATCATCAGTGTGTTCATCCACCCCGAAGCATCAGATTACCGTAAAATCTACCAGTACAACTACGGAGCAACTAAACTAGCCCTTAGAAGAGCAATGGAAGGATATCCGTCCTTAAACAAAGTATTAGCTGAAAAAGACAGAGGAGCGCATCCAGTAATGGGTTTCAAAGTAACCAGATTATGGAAGCCACCGTACCTGCAGGTAGCACTTGACCTGGACAACATGCAGGAAATGGAACGCATCATAGACAGCCTCCCAGACCGGGAAAGAATCCTGATAGAAGCAGGAACACCACTGGTTAAGAAGTTTGGAGTGGGAATCATCAGCAAGATCAGGGAACTCAAGAAAGATGCCTTCATCATTGCCGACCTCAAGACCCTGGATGTTGGCCGTGTAGAAGTTAAAATGGCAGCAGATGAAACTGCAGATGCAGTGGCCATTTCCGGACTTGGAACCCAGGAATCCATTGAAAAAGCCATCCACGAAGCCCAGAAACAGGGAATTTACTCCATACTGGACATGATGAATGTGGACAACTTCACTGAAAAACTGGAAAACCTCAATTTAAAACCAGATATCGTGCTCTTACACCGTAACGTGGACTTGGAAACCATGAAAGCTGAACGTGGTGAAGAACAGGCAGCCATGACCGAGTGGGGTAACATTAACCAGATCAAGGACATTCTGGGAGATAATGGTCTGGTGGCAGTAGCCGGAGGTATTGTTCCTAAAAAGATGGATCAGGCCTTAGACAGTGGTGCAGACATTATTGTGGTGGGTCGTTACATCATCGGATCCAGAGATGTACGCCACGCAGCCGAGGACTTCCTGGAAAAAATGCCCCAGGACCCTGACACCATGCGACTGGCCCTGGATGAAGATGAATCCCTTTAA
- a CDS encoding flavodoxin family protein has translation MQKVILGISGSPRKQATEYVLSEALNTMEEKGYETKLFTVRGKDISPCRNCDYCLRKKECIVKDDMYQLYPLFKDVEGIIMATPIYNGGVSAQIKAVMDRTRAAAAVDINFLKHKVGMAIAVGGDRVGGQELAIQQIMTFYILNGTIPVSGGPFGSNLGANFWSQDTLKGVKEDEEGFRSLKKTLNRFQEFLEIYQKD, from the coding sequence GTGCAAAAAGTAATTTTGGGAATAAGCGGAAGCCCCAGGAAGCAGGCTACAGAGTACGTTCTAAGTGAAGCTCTGAACACCATGGAAGAAAAGGGTTATGAAACCAAACTTTTTACTGTTAGGGGAAAGGACATTAGTCCCTGCAGGAATTGCGATTACTGCCTTCGAAAAAAGGAATGCATAGTCAAAGATGATATGTACCAGCTCTATCCTCTTTTTAAGGATGTTGAAGGGATTATAATGGCCACTCCCATTTACAATGGTGGGGTTAGCGCCCAAATCAAAGCGGTTATGGACCGTACCCGTGCCGCAGCAGCTGTGGACATAAACTTCCTGAAACACAAAGTAGGAATGGCCATTGCTGTAGGTGGGGATCGTGTTGGAGGTCAGGAACTGGCCATACAACAGATTATGACTTTTTATATTCTTAATGGAACAATACCGGTTAGTGGAGGACCCTTTGGATCCAATCTTGGAGCCAACTTCTGGTCACAGGATACCCTAAAAGGGGTTAAAGAAGATGAAGAAGGTTTCCGAAGTCTCAAGAAAACCCTGAACCGGTTCCAGGAATTTCTGGAAATCTACCAAAAAGATTGA
- a CDS encoding ferredoxin family protein — protein sequence MRIEVDPEKCTGCGICKEECPKGAKIWDVNKKAMATNLRYCHLCTICASKCPEGAILIVRDDPNEPKKQDTEEDL from the coding sequence ATGAGAATAGAAGTTGATCCAGAAAAATGTACAGGCTGTGGAATCTGTAAGGAAGAGTGCCCCAAAGGAGCCAAAATATGGGATGTGAATAAGAAGGCCATGGCCACCAATTTACGCTACTGTCACCTGTGCACAATCTGCGCTTCCAAGTGTCCGGAAGGTGCCATACTTATAGTGAGGGATGATCCAAATGAACCGAAAAAGCAAGATACAGAGGAAGACCTCTGA
- the hisB gene encoding imidazoleglycerol-phosphate dehydratase HisB, with protein MNRKSKIQRKTSETSIIVELDLDGTGEYQVETGIQFLNHMLESFTRHSLFDLKVEAQGDIQIDDHHTVEDVAIVLGEALQEALGDKKGIRRMAHALVPMDESLAMVAIDLSGRSYTVLDLNFHQGKVGDLNTENVGHFLESLAQTGKINLHARCEGENDHHQVEAIFKALARALHDSTRVVHDRMPSTKGVI; from the coding sequence ATGAACCGAAAAAGCAAGATACAGAGGAAGACCTCTGAAACCAGCATAATTGTTGAGCTGGATCTGGATGGTACAGGGGAGTACCAGGTGGAAACCGGGATTCAGTTTTTAAACCACATGCTGGAATCATTCACCAGGCACAGTCTTTTTGATCTGAAGGTGGAAGCCCAGGGAGATATCCAAATAGACGACCACCATACTGTAGAAGACGTGGCCATAGTTCTGGGTGAAGCTCTACAGGAAGCACTGGGAGATAAAAAGGGAATACGTAGAATGGCCCATGCACTGGTGCCCATGGATGAATCCCTGGCTATGGTAGCCATAGACCTATCCGGCCGCAGTTACACTGTACTGGATCTGAACTTCCACCAGGGAAAAGTAGGTGATCTCAACACCGAGAACGTGGGGCACTTTTTAGAGTCCCTGGCCCAGACCGGGAAGATCAATCTTCACGCCCGCTGTGAAGGAGAAAACGACCACCACCAGGTGGAAGCCATCTTCAAGGCCCTGGCCCGTGCACTGCACGATTCAACCAGAGTGGTCCACGATAGGATGCCCAGTACCAAAGGTGTAATCTAA
- a CDS encoding TMEM175 family protein — MSGNEKPVVPEQKIPKIRLETLTDGIFAIAMTLLVLSLEVPVLPANPTPPVINEYIVNTLLPQIGIYIISFAILGSFWLNHHIFYAMKYTDLALNWLNIFWLMSIAIVPFSTSLMSNYGQYQFAEIIFALNMLIISVLYYNIWHYAFKNEMIYEPVMPYAKMIQRSNLLLPVISLMAIGISFIIPEGTILIFIMIPALLNISTFVQKRRHSE, encoded by the coding sequence ATGTCCGGCAATGAAAAACCAGTTGTACCTGAACAAAAAATTCCAAAAATCAGACTTGAAACCTTAACTGATGGAATATTTGCCATAGCAATGACTCTACTGGTTTTAAGCCTCGAAGTACCCGTATTGCCTGCTAATCCAACCCCACCCGTAATCAACGAATATATCGTTAACACACTACTACCCCAGATAGGCATTTACATAATTAGTTTCGCAATTTTAGGTAGTTTCTGGTTGAACCACCATATATTTTACGCCATGAAGTATACTGATCTGGCTCTTAACTGGTTAAACATATTCTGGTTAATGTCAATTGCCATTGTGCCATTTTCCACATCATTAATGAGTAACTATGGCCAATACCAGTTTGCAGAGATAATTTTCGCCTTAAACATGCTGATTATCAGCGTTTTATATTATAACATCTGGCACTACGCTTTTAAAAATGAAATGATATATGAACCGGTGATGCCCTACGCCAAGATGATCCAACGATCTAACCTTTTACTGCCAGTAATATCGCTGATGGCAATTGGAATTTCTTTTATCATTCCCGAGGGAACTATTCTCATTTTCATAATGATACCCGCCTTATTAAATATAAGCACCTTTGTGCAAAAAAGAAGGCACAGTGAATAG
- a CDS encoding TMEM175 family protein, whose product MTSDKEKPSLYFPTNRLETLTDGLFAIAMTILVVTIEIPMGPIHTSQLFLQTTGEILPKYVVYFLSFLILAGFWINHHVLFLIKKTNMTLTWINVFWLMFIALVPLSTSLIAQFPQYQLSQLIFDVNILVVGLFAFMIWKYSVDHDLILEKVKPYDPYIKRITLFTPAIVILSMLISFINLKWSLLILFMIPVLFVVALKVWSLRDLKKLILGTKN is encoded by the coding sequence ATGACTTCTGACAAAGAAAAGCCAAGCCTGTACTTTCCAACCAATAGACTGGAAACCCTGACTGATGGTTTGTTTGCCATAGCCATGACCATCCTGGTGGTGACCATTGAGATACCCATGGGACCCATTCACACTTCTCAACTGTTTCTACAAACCACTGGAGAAATTTTACCTAAATACGTTGTATATTTCCTCAGTTTCTTAATATTAGCCGGTTTTTGGATAAATCACCATGTATTATTCCTGATTAAAAAAACAAATATGACCTTGACTTGGATCAATGTTTTCTGGTTGATGTTCATAGCTCTAGTGCCTCTATCAACATCACTTATTGCACAATTTCCCCAGTACCAGCTTTCACAACTGATCTTCGACGTGAACATCTTAGTTGTGGGTTTGTTCGCCTTTATGATCTGGAAGTATTCTGTAGATCATGATCTGATCCTGGAGAAGGTAAAACCATACGATCCTTACATTAAAAGAATCACGTTATTCACGCCAGCCATAGTGATCCTCTCCATGTTAATCTCTTTTATTAACCTGAAATGGAGTTTGTTAATTTTATTCATGATCCCTGTGCTTTTTGTGGTTGCCCTCAAAGTATGGTCCCTTAGAGATCTTAAAAAATTAATCCTAGGCACCAAAAACTAA
- a CDS encoding NAD(P)H-dependent oxidoreductase produces MKPLIACYSYSGNTLTVAQKLQNLVNADFTRIEPVKDRWYLIKAVHAYLEKKWPIKPCITDMSQYDCLIVCCPVWASRTPPGVNQYLEELENVSGKKCAALVTMGGDGNQIATMQIRENLESQGMEFIDKLAIGGKAQESGEWESMVEDFAGKFQD; encoded by the coding sequence ATGAAACCACTAATCGCCTGTTATTCTTACTCCGGGAACACACTGACTGTTGCCCAGAAACTGCAAAATTTAGTAAATGCAGATTTTACACGTATAGAACCGGTTAAAGATAGATGGTATCTTATTAAAGCAGTCCACGCATATCTGGAGAAAAAATGGCCCATAAAACCCTGCATAACTGACATGAGCCAATACGATTGTTTGATTGTCTGCTGTCCTGTCTGGGCTAGCCGCACCCCACCAGGCGTTAACCAGTACCTGGAAGAGTTGGAGAATGTTTCTGGGAAAAAATGCGCTGCTCTGGTGACCATGGGTGGTGATGGCAATCAGATCGCCACTATGCAGATCCGTGAAAACTTAGAATCCCAGGGAATGGAATTTATTGACAAACTGGCCATTGGGGGCAAGGCCCAGGAAAGTGGGGAATGGGAATCTATGGTTGAGGACTTTGCTGGGAAATTCCAGGACTAA
- a CDS encoding HD domain-containing protein — protein sequence MIENIIERFSKAASMQRWNDHIRPVEFTELDKQAHKMVIAYVIARFEEDRGGPDSVNWISLIEGGIFEFLHRTVLTDIKPPVFHRMMKEKGEELNKHVFRKLESDMEGLGPDFQKRFKNYYLNSPNTLERRILRAAHYLATQWEFKIIYHTAPFIYGIEKTKENIENQIEDHYDLVGVQKILLGKKSFGFIDLCGQLRFQKRWAHIPRIPETSVLGHMFIVAATSYLCTLEMGIKACPKRFYNNFYAGLFHDLPEVLTKDIISPVKGSVEGLKEIIKDYEDFQMKEELLPLLPRPWHADMKYFSESEFENKIQDNQEVKLGVSFRDLNKKYNLDEFSPLDGELLHAADRLAAFIEAKLSLDHGIKSTELEEASEDIYSDYRGQKISGIDFGRIFNYFQ from the coding sequence ATGATCGAAAACATCATAGAACGCTTCTCCAAAGCAGCCAGCATGCAGCGCTGGAATGATCATATCCGTCCGGTTGAATTCACTGAGTTGGATAAACAGGCTCATAAAATGGTAATTGCCTATGTTATAGCTCGATTTGAGGAAGACAGGGGAGGGCCGGATAGTGTAAACTGGATATCTCTCATCGAGGGGGGTATCTTTGAATTCCTTCACCGAACTGTTTTAACTGACATTAAACCACCGGTATTCCACCGTATGATGAAAGAAAAGGGTGAAGAACTTAATAAACATGTTTTCCGGAAACTAGAAAGTGATATGGAGGGCCTGGGTCCTGATTTCCAGAAACGATTTAAAAATTACTACCTGAATAGTCCCAATACTCTGGAAAGACGAATTTTAAGAGCGGCTCATTACCTGGCCACCCAGTGGGAATTCAAGATCATTTACCACACTGCACCCTTTATTTATGGTATTGAAAAAACCAAGGAAAACATTGAAAACCAGATTGAAGACCATTACGATCTTGTTGGAGTGCAGAAGATCCTTCTGGGTAAAAAGTCCTTTGGATTCATTGATCTCTGCGGACAGCTTCGCTTCCAGAAACGATGGGCACACATTCCCCGCATACCTGAAACATCGGTACTGGGACATATGTTCATTGTAGCTGCCACCAGTTACCTGTGTACCCTGGAAATGGGAATAAAAGCCTGTCCAAAACGTTTCTATAATAATTTTTATGCAGGGTTATTCCATGATCTGCCGGAAGTTCTAACTAAAGACATCATATCTCCGGTTAAGGGCTCTGTGGAAGGACTAAAGGAGATAATTAAAGATTATGAAGATTTTCAGATGAAAGAAGAACTTTTACCATTGTTACCTCGTCCTTGGCATGCTGATATGAAGTATTTTTCAGAATCAGAATTTGAAAACAAGATACAGGACAATCAGGAAGTTAAACTGGGGGTTAGTTTCAGGGATCTCAATAAAAAGTACAATCTGGATGAATTCTCTCCTCTGGATGGAGAACTTCTCCACGCCGCTGATCGTCTGGCTGCCTTTATTGAGGCCAAACTCTCTCTGGACCATGGAATAAAATCTACGGAACTGGAAGAAGCCTCAGAAGATATATACTCAGATTATCGTGGTCAGAAGATTTCAGGTATTGATTTTGGTAGGATATTCAATTACTTCCAATAA
- a CDS encoding F420-dependent methylenetetrahydromethanopterin dehydrogenase, whose translation MVVKIGVIKSGNIGTSPVLDLVLDERADRPNIDVRGVSSGAKMNPEQVEEIVPKIADFDPDFVIFISPNPGAPGPAKARELLSGMDVPALIIGDAPGMGKREEMDEQGLGYIVVLGDPMIGARREFLDPTEMASFNADVIKVLAATGAYRVVQETIDGMIAACEAGEDIELPKVVIDAAKATETAGFASPYAKAKAMAAYEMAAKVGDIDLKGCFMVKDMEKYVPIVASAHELIATAAKLATEAREIEKANDTVLRKPHGPQGQTMSKTVLVSKPE comes from the coding sequence ATGGTTGTAAAAATAGGAGTTATTAAAAGCGGTAACATAGGTACCTCTCCAGTTCTTGACTTAGTCTTAGATGAGAGGGCAGACCGACCTAACATAGACGTTAGAGGAGTAAGTTCTGGAGCAAAGATGAACCCAGAACAGGTTGAAGAAATCGTACCTAAAATTGCAGATTTCGACCCTGATTTCGTGATATTCATCAGCCCAAACCCTGGTGCTCCTGGACCAGCTAAAGCTCGAGAATTATTATCTGGAATGGACGTCCCAGCACTAATCATTGGTGACGCTCCTGGAATGGGTAAAAGGGAAGAAATGGATGAACAGGGATTAGGATACATCGTTGTTCTCGGAGACCCAATGATCGGAGCTCGAAGAGAATTCCTGGACCCAACTGAAATGGCCTCATTCAACGCAGATGTAATAAAAGTACTGGCTGCCACTGGTGCATACCGAGTGGTACAGGAAACCATCGATGGAATGATCGCTGCCTGCGAAGCAGGAGAAGACATTGAATTACCAAAAGTCGTTATTGACGCTGCTAAAGCTACAGAAACCGCTGGATTCGCCAGCCCATACGCAAAAGCAAAAGCAATGGCTGCTTACGAAATGGCTGCTAAAGTGGGTGACATTGACCTCAAAGGCTGTTTCATGGTTAAAGATATGGAAAAATACGTACCAATCGTGGCTTCAGCTCACGAACTCATAGCTACAGCTGCTAAACTCGCAACTGAAGCACGTGAAATCGAAAAAGCAAATGACACTGTACTGCGTAAACCACACGGTCCTCAAGGACAGACCATGTCCAAGACCGTTTTAGTTTCCAAACCAGAATAA
- a CDS encoding oligosaccharide repeat unit polymerase family protein — MKFKSMDLFSPYILVVIIAIYVSLAAIAYQEHLRNLQWISSTTWAYVFAGTLFFIAGVWVPKFIYNRSEKLKSLFGGPNIGEKDSDPWYNKLRILLDERVVLAAVLIGIFLQILNLYLLGGIPILSGYLKFKATTDLWRFAYPIFLPAITILLAKYPRKWYYFLFIIGLGAFAINGYRTTTMAILISGFITIYYTRKMKTSHILIAILLIALVGVAAGYIAVMSIQWQQWALNPLQLVAYRAGFTMMVFDKIVHMAGATGGTLFQQALSTGHPRVTVGQIVLNYPVSGSTPTTSITSTIFGPAVLDFGFYAMIIQMFIIGAVLRIIYATQIKANGAFTALYAIVITSTMIWVETGPTDSVVYLFYLLAIIAVFIYAIQLMKIHKGTDGNP, encoded by the coding sequence ATGAAGTTTAAAAGTATGGATCTATTTTCACCCTATATTTTGGTGGTAATAATTGCCATTTATGTATCACTGGCGGCAATAGCTTATCAAGAACACCTGAGAAACCTGCAGTGGATTTCCAGTACTACATGGGCCTATGTTTTCGCCGGGACCCTGTTTTTCATTGCTGGTGTATGGGTCCCTAAATTCATTTACAATCGCAGTGAAAAACTCAAATCTCTCTTTGGAGGGCCTAATATCGGTGAAAAGGATTCTGATCCATGGTACAATAAACTTCGAATCCTCTTAGATGAGAGGGTGGTGCTTGCTGCAGTACTTATCGGTATATTCCTGCAGATCCTGAACCTCTATCTCCTGGGAGGCATACCTATCTTAAGCGGCTACTTGAAGTTCAAAGCCACCACTGACTTATGGCGCTTCGCATACCCAATATTCCTCCCGGCAATTACCATCCTTCTGGCTAAATATCCCCGTAAATGGTATTATTTCCTTTTCATTATAGGACTGGGAGCTTTTGCCATCAATGGTTACCGAACCACCACCATGGCTATTCTGATCAGTGGATTCATAACCATTTACTACACTCGAAAAATGAAAACCAGCCACATACTAATTGCTATTCTTCTAATTGCTTTAGTGGGGGTAGCAGCAGGTTATATAGCTGTCATGTCCATTCAATGGCAGCAATGGGCATTGAATCCATTACAACTTGTTGCTTACAGGGCAGGATTCACTATGATGGTTTTTGACAAGATCGTCCACATGGCTGGGGCCACAGGAGGCACTCTGTTTCAGCAAGCGCTCTCCACAGGGCATCCCAGGGTTACAGTGGGACAGATAGTTCTTAACTATCCAGTGTCAGGAAGTACACCAACCACCAGTATCACATCCACCATATTCGGACCAGCGGTTCTGGACTTTGGATTTTATGCTATGATCATACAGATGTTCATCATCGGAGCAGTGCTACGAATAATTTACGCTACTCAGATTAAGGCCAATGGGGCATTCACGGCCCTGTATGCAATTGTGATTACATCAACCATGATATGGGTAGAAACAGGCCCTACAGATAGTGTTGTTTACCTGTTCTATTTACTGGCCATAATTGCAGTATTTATCTATGCAATTCAACTGATGAAAATCCATAAAGGAACTGATGGGAACCCATAA